In Candidatus Hamiltonella defensa 5AT (Acyrthosiphon pisum), one genomic interval encodes:
- the ltrA gene encoding group II intron reverse transcriptase/maturase: protein MPMANVINQNYEQQLEWHAINWRVVTAMINNLRQRIYRASATGDLKKVRNLQKLMMKSRANHLLAIRKVTQVNRGKHTAGVDNQVINDHKGREHLYKLLSQTTSEKVYPVKRVYIAKKNGKKRPLGIPTILDRCRQAIVKSALEPYWEAKFEPVSYGFRPGRSAHDAIQKIFCIARARGTRHWVLDADIKGAFDNIDHNFLIKKIGGFPERNMIKQWLQAGVLEHGNYIPNVAGTPQGGIISPLLANIALHGMETLLGIQYWKNGTPKQGQPYAVVRYADDFVVFGKSREECETAKIKLQIWLAQRGLALSEEKTSIKHLKEGFDFLGFNIRHYDNRHRKRGYILLTKPSKESMKRYKQQMRMTWKGIIGMPTQEGIRQLNAKIIGWCNYYRIGASKRTFSALDQWMWIRQRRYLYRRHPNKHWWWRRKHYLGKIPGREDYSVFMDKSTGGFLWKHAWTKIQRHWLVPKNASPDNPELRDYWRNRQARKQPFIYGVKVNLYKRQKGYCPLCDQELDNGEQLHVHHIQPKAEGGDNKLANLRLLHANCHRQLHSKKGKMLK from the coding sequence ATGCCTATGGCAAACGTAATAAATCAAAACTATGAACAACAACTGGAATGGCATGCTATTAACTGGCGTGTTGTGACAGCCATGATTAATAATCTAAGGCAAAGAATATATAGGGCTTCAGCAACAGGTGACTTAAAGAAAGTCAGAAATCTGCAAAAACTCATGATGAAATCAAGAGCTAACCATCTTCTGGCTATCAGGAAAGTCACTCAGGTCAATCGGGGAAAACACACGGCTGGAGTAGATAATCAGGTAATTAATGACCATAAAGGACGAGAACATCTTTATAAGTTATTAAGCCAAACAACTTCAGAAAAGGTTTATCCAGTAAAACGAGTTTACATAGCAAAAAAGAATGGAAAAAAACGCCCTCTTGGGATCCCAACCATTCTCGACCGCTGTAGACAAGCGATAGTTAAATCGGCGCTGGAACCTTATTGGGAAGCAAAATTTGAACCAGTCAGCTACGGATTTAGACCGGGGCGAAGTGCCCATGACGCAATACAAAAAATTTTCTGTATTGCCAGAGCACGAGGGACACGGCACTGGGTACTAGATGCAGATATTAAAGGCGCATTTGACAACATTGACCATAATTTTCTCATAAAAAAAATCGGGGGATTCCCCGAAAGAAACATGATTAAACAATGGTTACAAGCCGGTGTGCTGGAACATGGCAACTATATACCCAATGTTGCAGGTACTCCGCAAGGCGGGATTATCAGTCCACTACTGGCCAATATTGCACTCCACGGAATGGAGACCTTACTGGGTATTCAATACTGGAAAAACGGCACGCCAAAACAAGGGCAACCTTATGCAGTAGTTCGTTATGCGGATGATTTTGTCGTATTCGGTAAATCCCGTGAAGAGTGCGAAACTGCCAAAATAAAGTTGCAAATTTGGTTAGCTCAGAGAGGGTTAGCTCTTTCTGAAGAAAAAACCAGTATCAAACACTTGAAGGAAGGATTCGACTTCCTGGGATTTAATATACGACATTATGACAATCGCCACAGAAAACGGGGATATATATTGTTAACGAAGCCCTCAAAGGAGTCGATGAAAAGGTACAAACAGCAAATGAGAATGACCTGGAAAGGTATTATCGGTATGCCGACACAAGAAGGAATAAGACAACTGAATGCCAAGATAATAGGATGGTGTAATTACTATCGTATTGGTGCTTCAAAAAGAACATTCAGTGCATTAGACCAATGGATGTGGATCCGCCAACGTAGATATTTGTATCGACGTCATCCCAATAAACACTGGTGGTGGCGAAGAAAACACTACTTAGGCAAGATACCAGGTAGAGAAGACTATTCAGTATTTATGGATAAATCAACCGGTGGATTTCTTTGGAAGCATGCATGGACAAAAATACAGCGTCATTGGCTAGTTCCAAAAAATGCTTCCCCCGACAATCCGGAATTGCGTGACTATTGGCGTAATAGGCAGGCACGTAAACAGCCTTTTATTTACGGTGTCAAAGTTAACCTCTATAAGCGACAGAAAGGTTATTGTCCTCTCTGTGATCAAGAGTTGGACAATGGTGAACAATTGCATGTTCATCATATTCAGCCTAAAGCTGAAGGGGGTGACAACAAGCTGGCTAATCTAAGATTGTTACATGCTAATTGCCACAGACAATTACATAGCAAAAAAGGAAAAATGTTGAAGTGA
- a CDS encoding conjugal transfer protein TrbC, whose amino-acid sequence MHRVSGNKVSDQPYPFSRDFCGATFTSHTLSQDLGGQLEGKREDVLLSQKFAQKFPYPIIFDELGAYFASGLDKTAAQMRSLQYMLMIAAQDVQSMMDKSMREFLTVSANQRTKWFMALEDAQDTFNLIRSAAGKGYYSELSSVKRKGSLSGSRYEDADTHHIRERDNIELTELKALNKGEGVIVFQDAVVRSAAIFIPDEEKLSSKLPMRINRFIELKRPDFDALCEVVPELRHKGAAFKQEVQGILQRLKTADTQENKGTLNVKLFDKTLHHLCEITQNLDHRNDLSYTHEERGIILFEAARHSLKITEGQYRADKEPKEITLEHSTP is encoded by the coding sequence TTGCACCGAGTAAGTGGCAATAAGGTTTCGGATCAACCTTACCCTTTTTCAAGGGACTTCTGTGGTGCAACTTTCACGTCGCACACGCTCAGTCAAGATTTAGGCGGACAGTTAGAAGGAAAAAGAGAGGACGTGCTACTCAGCCAAAAATTTGCTCAAAAATTTCCTTACCCGATTATTTTTGACGAATTGGGCGCTTATTTTGCCTCAGGTCTTGACAAAACAGCCGCTCAAATGCGCTCTTTGCAATACATGCTCATGATAGCCGCACAGGATGTGCAATCCATGATGGACAAATCGATGCGCGAATTTTTGACGGTGAGCGCCAATCAGCGGACCAAATGGTTTATGGCCTTAGAGGATGCCCAGGACACCTTTAATCTGATTCGTTCTGCCGCAGGAAAAGGGTATTACAGCGAGCTGTCTTCCGTTAAGCGTAAAGGCAGTCTCAGTGGCAGTCGGTATGAAGACGCCGATACCCATCACATTCGTGAACGCGATAACATTGAACTCACGGAACTCAAAGCCCTCAACAAGGGGGAGGGCGTCATCGTATTTCAGGATGCCGTGGTACGAAGTGCCGCGATTTTTATTCCAGATGAGGAAAAATTGTCCTCAAAGCTTCCTATGCGGATTAACCGGTTTATAGAGCTCAAACGCCCTGATTTCGACGCATTATGTGAGGTTGTTCCAGAGCTCAGGCACAAAGGAGCCGCTTTTAAACAAGAGGTACAGGGAATTTTACAACGCTTAAAAACAGCTGACACTCAAGAGAATAAAGGCACTTTGAACGTCAAGCTGTTCGATAAAACACTCCATCATCTCTGTGAAATAACACAGAATTTGGACCACCGTAACGACCTGTCTTACACCCACGAGGAGCGAGGAATAATCCTGTTCGAAGCGGCGCGTCATTCCTTAAAAATAACCGAAGGGCAATACAGAGCAGACAAAGAGCCTAAAGAGATTACACTCGAACACTCAACACCCTGA
- the zapD gene encoding cell division protein ZapD produces MRGNSHVRFLREWALAACLPNPLNEKMRTWLRIEYLLKQLLYQKNFKNIASALTFFRAASDLIDILERFEIRGDLLKKLEHQQQKLSNWLCAPNTDKDLIDSLITKLEDSTNALISAPRIRDHLKADRLIISVRQRLSIAGGCCSFDLPALHLWLHLPDEDQTQYIDHIIHTLKPLHHALMMILDFVRQSGSLEMVNSSNGFFKGNTEKGELLRLRIPLKHRVYPKISGHKNRYVIHFIPLEPEQSRSVDNFSFELACC; encoded by the coding sequence ATGCGGGGTAACTCGCACGTACGGTTCTTGAGGGAGTGGGCACTTGCGGCCTGCTTACCTAATCCACTCAATGAAAAAATGCGTACTTGGCTTCGTATTGAATATTTATTAAAACAATTGCTGTATCAAAAAAATTTCAAAAATATTGCATCTGCTTTAACCTTTTTCCGCGCAGCTTCAGATTTAATAGATATACTGGAGCGCTTCGAAATTCGAGGCGATTTATTGAAAAAACTAGAACATCAACAACAAAAATTATCAAATTGGCTCTGCGCACCTAACACAGATAAAGATCTGATTGACTCTTTAATCACAAAATTAGAAGACTCTACGAACGCACTCATATCGGCACCTCGTATTCGAGATCATCTAAAAGCAGATCGCTTAATCATATCGGTTCGACAACGTTTAAGTATTGCCGGGGGATGTTGTAGCTTTGATTTGCCGGCATTACATCTATGGCTGCATTTACCTGATGAAGATCAAACTCAGTATATCGATCATATCATTCACACTTTAAAACCTTTACATCATGCACTGATGATGATTTTAGATTTCGTTCGTCAGTCTGGTTCGCTTGAGATGGTAAATAGTTCGAATGGATTTTTTAAAGGAAATACAGAAAAAGGGGAGTTATTGAGGTTACGTATTCCATTAAAACATCGTGTTTATCCAAAAATTTCGGGTCATAAAAACCGTTATGTGATTCATTTTATCCCCTTAGAGCCTGAACAGAGTCGTTCTGTAGATAATTTTTCATTTGAACTGGCGTGCTGCTAA
- the fusA gene encoding elongation factor G translates to MARKTPIKHYRNIGISAHIDAGKTTTTERILLYTGVNHKIGEVHDGAATMDWMEQEKERGITITSAATTAFWSGMAKQFEPHRINIIDTPGHVDFTIEVERSMRVLDGAVMVYCAVGGVQPQSETVWRQANKYHVPRIAFVNKMDRMGANFLRVVEQIKTRLAANPVPIQLAIGSEEKFTGVIDLVKMKAIHWNEKDQGLTFEYQDVPDDMQQLAEKWRQNMIESAAEASEELMDKYLGGEELTEEEIKQGLRQRALKNEIILVTCGSAFKNKGVQAMLDAVIEYLPAPIDVEAIKGVLDDKGTPVIRHSKDEEPFSALAFKIATDPFVGNLTFFRVYSGVVNSGDTVLNSVKGQKERIGRIVQMHANKREEIKEVRAGDIAAAIGLKDATTGDTLCDLAHPVILERMEFPEPVISVALEPKTKADQEKMGIALGRLAKEDPSFRVWTDEESSQTIIAGMGELHLDILVDRMKREFNVEANVGKPQVAYRETIRKTVEQEGKFIRQSGGRGQYGHVWLRIEPLEPGGKGYEFLNEIVGGVIPKEYIPAVDKGVQEQLKNGVLAAYPVVDVRVAVFDGSYHDVDSSEIAFKVAGAMAFKEGFMKAKPVLLEPIMKIEVETPEEYMGDVIGDLNRRRGVIDGMDDTSTGKTIRAQVPLSEMFGYATDLRSQTQGRASYSMEFLQYSEAPANVSKTIIESRNTK, encoded by the coding sequence ATGGCCCGTAAAACCCCGATTAAGCACTACCGCAACATCGGTATTAGCGCTCATATCGACGCTGGTAAAACAACGACGACTGAACGTATCTTGCTTTATACTGGTGTGAATCACAAAATTGGTGAAGTGCATGATGGTGCAGCCACCATGGACTGGATGGAGCAAGAAAAAGAACGGGGTATTACCATTACTTCTGCTGCCACGACTGCTTTTTGGTCTGGTATGGCGAAACAGTTTGAGCCGCATCGAATCAATATCATTGATACTCCTGGGCACGTTGATTTTACTATTGAAGTAGAACGTTCGATGCGCGTTTTGGACGGCGCCGTGATGGTCTACTGTGCAGTAGGTGGAGTCCAACCTCAGTCTGAAACTGTATGGCGACAAGCCAATAAATATCATGTTCCACGTATTGCATTTGTCAATAAAATGGATCGTATGGGCGCTAATTTTTTACGCGTGGTGGAACAAATAAAAACCCGGTTGGCAGCAAATCCCGTTCCTATTCAATTGGCCATAGGTTCAGAAGAAAAATTTACCGGTGTGATTGATCTCGTAAAAATGAAGGCTATTCACTGGAATGAAAAAGATCAAGGTTTAACCTTTGAATATCAGGATGTGCCTGATGATATGCAGCAACTGGCTGAAAAGTGGCGCCAAAATATGATTGAATCTGCGGCAGAAGCTTCGGAAGAATTAATGGATAAATATTTGGGTGGCGAAGAGTTAACGGAAGAAGAAATAAAGCAAGGCTTACGTCAGAGAGCATTAAAAAATGAAATTATTTTGGTGACATGCGGTTCTGCATTTAAAAACAAAGGTGTTCAGGCAATGCTAGATGCCGTTATAGAATATCTTCCAGCGCCTATCGATGTTGAAGCTATAAAAGGAGTTCTAGATGATAAAGGGACTCCCGTTATACGTCATTCAAAAGACGAAGAACCTTTTTCCGCATTGGCTTTCAAAATTGCAACTGACCCTTTTGTCGGTAATCTGACATTTTTCCGTGTTTATTCTGGTGTTGTGAATTCTGGCGACACTGTATTGAACTCTGTTAAAGGACAAAAAGAACGTATTGGTCGTATCGTACAAATGCATGCCAATAAACGTGAAGAGATCAAAGAAGTTCGTGCAGGTGACATCGCAGCGGCGATTGGTTTGAAAGATGCTACTACTGGCGATACCTTATGTGATTTAGCTCACCCTGTTATTTTAGAACGCATGGAATTTCCAGAGCCTGTTATTTCTGTTGCATTGGAGCCAAAAACCAAAGCAGATCAAGAAAAAATGGGAATTGCATTAGGTCGTTTGGCGAAAGAAGATCCTTCTTTTCGTGTGTGGACAGATGAAGAATCTAGTCAAACCATTATCGCAGGAATGGGCGAACTTCATTTGGATATTTTGGTTGACCGTATGAAACGTGAATTTAACGTAGAGGCTAATGTAGGGAAACCTCAGGTGGCTTATCGTGAAACCATCCGTAAGACAGTCGAACAAGAAGGTAAATTTATTCGTCAATCAGGTGGTCGGGGTCAATATGGTCATGTCTGGTTACGCATTGAACCTCTAGAACCAGGTGGCAAAGGATATGAATTTTTAAATGAAATTGTCGGGGGTGTGATACCGAAAGAGTACATACCTGCTGTGGATAAAGGGGTACAGGAACAACTAAAAAATGGCGTGCTGGCTGCTTATCCTGTTGTAGATGTGCGGGTTGCCGTTTTTGATGGTTCTTACCACGATGTCGACTCTTCTGAGATCGCTTTTAAAGTTGCAGGGGCTATGGCTTTTAAAGAAGGTTTTATGAAGGCAAAACCTGTACTTCTTGAACCTATTATGAAAATTGAAGTGGAAACACCAGAAGAGTACATGGGCGATGTGATTGGCGATTTAAACCGTCGCCGTGGAGTGATTGACGGTATGGATGATACATCCACAGGCAAAACAATTCGTGCACAGGTTCCTTTATCAGAAATGTTTGGGTATGCTACGGATCTTCGTTCCCAGACCCAAGGGCGTGCCTCTTATTCTATGGAGTTTCTACAATACAGTGAAGCGCCTGCTAATGTTTCTAAAACCATTATTGAATCACGTAATACTAAGTAA
- the secE gene encoding preprotein translocase subunit SecE: MGANSETQKNKPRLDMVKWLIVFLLLITAILGNYYYQNVNLPLRAFIIVIIISIAGGMALLTKKGKASLEFAREARIEMRKVIWPTRQETLQTTLIVALITLVMSLILWGIDSILVRLISFITGLRF; encoded by the coding sequence ATGGGTGCAAATAGCGAAACTCAAAAAAATAAGCCTCGTCTAGATATGGTGAAATGGCTCATTGTTTTTTTACTATTGATAACGGCGATTTTAGGTAATTACTATTACCAAAATGTTAACTTACCGCTGCGTGCATTTATCATTGTTATTATTATTTCTATTGCAGGCGGAATGGCACTGCTCACCAAAAAAGGCAAAGCGAGTTTAGAATTTGCTCGTGAAGCACGTATAGAAATGCGAAAGGTCATTTGGCCGACTCGTCAGGAGACGCTTCAAACTACTTTAATTGTTGCATTAATAACACTAGTGATGTCACTTATTTTATGGGGAATTGATAGTATTTTAGTCCGCCTCATTTCCTTTATTACTGGCCTGAGGTTCTAA
- the rpsG gene encoding 30S ribosomal protein S7: MPRRRIVGQRKILPDPKFSSELLAKFINILMVSGKKSLSESIVYTALEILVQRSSKSHLDAFEAALNNVRPTVEVKSRRVGGSTYQVPIEVRPVRRNALAMRWIVEAARKRGDKSMALRLANELADAMEKKGSAVKKCEDVHRTAEANKAFAHYRW; the protein is encoded by the coding sequence ATGCCACGTCGTCGTATTGTTGGTCAACGTAAAATTTTACCAGATCCTAAATTTTCATCTGAATTGTTAGCAAAATTTATTAATATCCTGATGGTTAGTGGTAAAAAATCCCTCTCAGAATCTATAGTATACACTGCGTTGGAAATACTAGTTCAACGTTCTTCTAAAAGTCATCTAGACGCTTTTGAAGCGGCTTTAAACAATGTGCGTCCCACAGTTGAGGTGAAGTCCAGGCGTGTTGGGGGTTCTACCTATCAGGTGCCTATCGAGGTTCGTCCAGTTCGACGTAATGCTTTGGCCATGCGCTGGATTGTAGAAGCAGCCCGTAAACGTGGCGATAAATCTATGGCACTACGTCTGGCAAACGAATTGGCTGATGCGATGGAGAAAAAAGGGTCTGCTGTAAAAAAATGTGAGGATGTTCACCGTACGGCAGAAGCCAATAAAGCTTTTGCACATTATCGTTGGTAG
- the rpsL gene encoding 30S ribosomal protein S12: MPTITQLIRKQRVKKSVKSKAPALAASPQKRGVCKRVYTTTPRKPNSAMRKVCTVVFTNGYECICYIGGEGHNVQEHGVLLVKGGGVKDLPGVKYHIVRGALDCSGVKDRKQARSKYGAARPKA; the protein is encoded by the coding sequence ATGCCAACAATTACTCAACTGATTCGCAAACAACGCGTTAAGAAGTCTGTGAAGAGCAAGGCTCCTGCACTAGCAGCTTCTCCTCAGAAACGTGGGGTATGTAAACGTGTGTACACCACCACCCCTAGAAAGCCTAACTCTGCAATGCGTAAAGTTTGTACTGTGGTCTTTACTAACGGTTATGAATGTATTTGTTACATCGGTGGTGAGGGTCATAATGTGCAGGAACACGGTGTTCTTTTGGTTAAAGGGGGGGGGGTTAAAGATTTGCCCGGGGTTAAATATCATATCGTTCGCGGCGCCCTTGACTGTTCTGGTGTCAAAGATCGTAAACAGGCTCGTTCAAAATATGGTGCAGCAAGGCCAAAGGCTTGA
- a CDS encoding ProQ/FINO family protein: MNSIPFEKTLTLGPRRSESKTPCLMNPRRGASPCAPLIALKKKPKQKEPEKVAETKRLPLVSPKVKKKPHKQPNVSFEHAVETLSAYWPALFGHGLKLMKIDLLEDLYEDINTQELPLSKKGLRRCIRAIARSRDYLEQGVLGAQRYDKHGQPCGQVTEEQSQFAQKCLKKSCFSEDLRGPDP, translated from the coding sequence ATGAACTCCATCCCCTTTGAAAAAACGCTGACCTTAGGCCCCAGAAGGTCAGAAAGCAAAACCCCCTGTTTGATGAATCCACGTAGGGGCGCTTCTCCCTGTGCACCCCTTATTGCCTTAAAAAAGAAACCGAAGCAAAAAGAGCCAGAGAAAGTGGCTGAGACCAAACGTCTTCCGTTAGTTTCCCCTAAAGTCAAAAAAAAACCGCACAAGCAGCCTAATGTCTCTTTTGAGCATGCAGTAGAGACCCTTTCTGCTTATTGGCCCGCCTTGTTTGGTCATGGGCTCAAATTAATGAAAATAGACCTCCTTGAGGATTTGTATGAGGACATCAACACACAGGAGTTACCGCTTTCAAAAAAAGGGCTCCGCCGCTGCATTAGAGCGATAGCGCGCTCTCGTGATTATCTTGAACAAGGGGTTCTGGGGGCTCAACGGTATGATAAGCACGGTCAGCCCTGTGGGCAGGTGACCGAGGAGCAATCTCAGTTTGCCCAAAAATGCCTCAAGAAAAGCTGTTTTTCTGAAGATTTGAGGGGGCCTGACCCGTGA
- the ltrA gene encoding group II intron reverse transcriptase/maturase: MPMANVINQNYEQQLEWHAINWRVVTAMINNLRQRIYRASATGDLKKVRNLQKLMMKSRANHLLAIRKVTQVNRGKHTAGVDNQVINDHKGREHLYKLLSQTTSEKVYPVKRVYIAKKNGKKRPLGIPTILDRCRQAIVKSALEPYWEAKFEPVSYGFRPGRSAHDAIQKIFCIARARGTRHWVLDADIKGAFDNIDHNFLIKKIGGFPERNMIKQWLQAGVLEHGNYIPNVAGTPQGGIISPLLANIALHGMETLLGIQYWKNGTPKQGQPYAVVRYADDFVVFGKSREECETAKIKLQIWLAQRELALSEEKTSIKHLKEGFDFLGFNIRHYDNRHRKRGYILLTKPSKESMKRYKQQMRMTWKGIIGMPTQEGIRQLNAKIIGWCNYYRIGASKRTFSALDQWMWIRQRRYLYRRHPNKHWWWRRKHYLGKIPGREDYSVFMDKSTGGFLWKHAWTKIQRHWLVPKNASPDNPELRDYWRNRQARKQPFIYGVKVNLYKRQKGYCPLCDQELDNGEQLHVHHIQPKAEGGDNKLANLRLLHANCHRQLHSKKGKMLK, encoded by the coding sequence ATGCCTATGGCAAACGTAATAAATCAAAACTATGAACAACAACTGGAATGGCATGCTATTAACTGGCGTGTTGTGACAGCCATGATTAATAATCTAAGGCAAAGAATATATAGGGCTTCAGCAACAGGTGACTTAAAGAAAGTCAGAAATCTGCAAAAACTCATGATGAAATCAAGAGCTAACCATCTTCTGGCTATCAGGAAAGTCACTCAGGTCAATCGGGGAAAACACACGGCTGGAGTAGATAATCAGGTAATTAATGACCATAAAGGACGAGAACATCTTTATAAGTTATTAAGCCAAACAACTTCAGAAAAGGTTTATCCAGTAAAACGAGTTTACATAGCAAAAAAGAATGGAAAAAAACGCCCTCTTGGGATCCCAACCATTCTCGACCGCTGTAGACAAGCGATAGTTAAATCGGCGCTGGAACCTTATTGGGAAGCAAAATTTGAACCAGTCAGCTACGGATTTAGACCGGGGCGAAGTGCCCATGACGCAATACAAAAAATTTTCTGTATTGCCAGAGCACGAGGGACACGGCACTGGGTACTAGATGCAGATATTAAAGGCGCATTTGACAACATTGACCATAATTTTCTCATAAAAAAAATCGGGGGATTCCCCGAAAGAAACATGATTAAACAATGGTTACAAGCCGGTGTGCTGGAACATGGCAACTATATACCCAATGTTGCAGGTACTCCGCAAGGCGGGATTATCAGTCCACTACTGGCCAATATTGCACTCCACGGAATGGAGACCTTACTGGGTATTCAATACTGGAAAAACGGCACGCCAAAACAAGGGCAACCTTATGCAGTAGTTCGTTATGCGGATGATTTTGTCGTATTCGGTAAATCCCGTGAAGAGTGCGAAACTGCCAAAATAAAGTTGCAAATTTGGTTAGCTCAGAGAGAGTTAGCTCTTTCTGAAGAAAAAACCAGTATCAAACACTTGAAGGAAGGATTCGACTTCCTGGGATTTAATATACGACATTATGACAATCGCCACAGAAAACGGGGATATATATTGTTAACGAAGCCCTCAAAGGAGTCGATGAAAAGGTACAAACAGCAAATGAGAATGACCTGGAAAGGTATTATCGGTATGCCGACACAAGAAGGAATAAGACAACTGAATGCCAAGATAATAGGATGGTGTAATTACTATCGTATTGGTGCTTCAAAAAGAACATTCAGTGCATTAGACCAATGGATGTGGATCCGCCAACGTAGATATTTGTATCGACGTCATCCCAATAAACACTGGTGGTGGCGAAGAAAACACTACTTAGGCAAGATACCAGGTAGAGAAGACTATTCAGTATTTATGGATAAATCAACCGGTGGATTTCTTTGGAAGCATGCATGGACAAAAATACAGCGTCATTGGCTAGTTCCAAAAAATGCTTCCCCCGACAATCCGGAATTGCGTGACTATTGGCGTAATAGGCAGGCACGTAAACAGCCTTTTATTTACGGTGTCAAAGTTAACCTCTATAAGCGACAGAAAGGTTATTGTCCTCTCTGTGATCAAGAGTTGGACAATGGTGAACAATTGCATGTTCATCATATTCAGCCTAAAGCTGAAGGGGGTGACAACAAGCTGGCTAATCTAAGATTGTTACATGCTAATTGCCACAGACAATTACATAGCAAAAAAGGAAAAATGTTGAAGTGA
- the tuf gene encoding elongation factor Tu, with translation MSKEKFERKKPHINVGTIGHVDHGKTTLTAAITTVLSKKYGGQARAFDQIDNAPEEKARGITINTSHVEYETPTRHYAHVDCPGHADYVKNMITGAAQMDGAILVVAATDGPMPQTREHILLARQVGVPYILVFLNKCDMVDDAELLELVEMEVRELLSQYDFPGDDTPIIQGSALKALEGDEAYQEKIVELANALDKYIPEPQRDIDKPFLLPIEDVFSISGRGTVVTGRVERGMIKTSDSVEIVGIKDTVTTTCTGIEMFRKLLDEGRAGENVGVLLRGIKREEIERGQVLAKPGSINPHTKFEAEVYILTKEEGGRHTPFFKGYRPQFYFRTTDVTGTIELPEGVEMVMPGDNIKMLVTLIHPIAMDDGLRFAIREGGRTVGAGVVAKVIK, from the coding sequence GTGTCTAAAGAAAAATTTGAACGTAAAAAACCACATATAAACGTGGGAACAATAGGTCACGTTGACCATGGTAAAACAACCTTAACAGCGGCTATTACCACTGTTCTGTCTAAAAAATATGGGGGTCAGGCTCGTGCGTTTGACCAAATTGATAATGCACCAGAAGAAAAAGCCCGGGGCATTACCATCAATACCTCTCATGTTGAATACGAAACTCCAACTCGTCACTATGCGCATGTCGACTGCCCGGGACATGCCGATTACGTTAAAAACATGATAACAGGTGCGGCGCAGATGGATGGGGCTATTTTAGTCGTGGCCGCTACAGACGGCCCGATGCCTCAAACTCGTGAGCACATTTTGTTAGCACGTCAGGTAGGGGTTCCTTACATTCTTGTTTTCTTAAACAAATGCGACATGGTGGATGATGCAGAGTTATTAGAACTCGTAGAAATGGAGGTGAGGGAACTGTTGTCTCAATATGACTTCCCGGGTGATGATACACCGATAATACAAGGCTCAGCCCTGAAGGCGTTAGAGGGAGATGAGGCATATCAAGAAAAGATTGTAGAGCTGGCAAATGCTCTAGATAAATACATTCCTGAGCCACAACGTGATATTGATAAACCATTTTTACTGCCCATAGAAGATGTATTTTCTATTTCAGGGCGAGGCACGGTGGTCACAGGTCGTGTAGAAAGAGGAATGATCAAAACCTCAGATTCAGTAGAAATTGTGGGGATTAAAGATACGGTAACAACGACCTGCACAGGAATAGAAATGTTTCGCAAACTGTTAGATGAAGGGCGAGCGGGAGAAAACGTTGGTGTTCTTTTGAGAGGCATTAAGCGAGAAGAGATTGAACGAGGCCAAGTACTGGCGAAGCCAGGATCTATAAACCCCCATACTAAGTTTGAAGCTGAAGTGTATATTTTAACAAAAGAAGAAGGAGGACGTCATACTCCCTTTTTTAAAGGTTACCGTCCCCAATTTTATTTCCGTACAACAGATGTGACGGGGACAATTGAGCTTCCAGAAGGGGTAGAAATGGTGATGCCTGGTGATAACATTAAAATGCTAGTGACTCTGATTCATCCGATTGCAATGGACGACGGTCTCCGCTTTGCTATCAGGGAAGGGGGACGTACCGTAGGTGCGGGGGTGGTTGCTAAAGTTATTAAATAA